The Trichlorobacter lovleyi SZ DNA window CTCCAGCCACCTGACTCAGGGGTGCCGACCTGTTCGGCGACATTGACCAGGACCTTGTAGAGCCGCTCTTCAATGCTTGGCTCAGAGAGGGCTCCCAGTTTTCCGGTCAAGTAATCGATTCGCTTCGAAAGGTTACGAATAACGGCCAGGCCGACCTGTGGGTGAGCTTCAACAAGTTTTTCAAAGGTCGAACGATCGACACCACAGATCAAGGTGGGTGTCAGGGCAGAGGCATAAACCGGGTAATCGCTCTCTTCGATAAGGACACTTTCGCCCAACAGGTCACCAGCTTTGCGGATATCGAGGGTTAACTCTCGCCCCTCTTCGTCAACCTTCCAGATCTTTACCGAGCCCATCTTGATCAAATACATCGATTCGGCAGGCTCACCTTGGCTGAAGATGACGTCTTCAGCAGCGCACTTCTTACGTGCCAGATCGGCGCTTATGGTGTCCCATGCTTCAGGGGGCGCACCTTCGAACAACCAAACATGACCAAAACATTTGGGGTGTAATTCGGCACCAGGTCCGGCAATTTGTTCGCACAAACAGCTGCTCTCACTCATCATTCTGTTCCTTCATAGTTGGTGATTTGTTCCTTCAACTCGATAAGGCTCGTTACAGTAATATTGGGCTCAATCCCCCAAGGATCAAAAATCGCCTCTGGAGAACGCTGCACCCAGGCAGCTTTCATCCCCGCCGAAATAGAACCGATGACATCAAAGGGATTACTGGAAATCAGCCAGGCAGTGCCACCGATCGATTCGGATTGCCTCAGGAAATGACTATAGACAGCTGGACTTGGCTTAAAGGTTTTGATGTCATCGACGCTGACAACGCCAAAAAACAGCTCTCGTATCCCAGCATTGCTCAACAAAACTTCCAATGCGTCTGCCGCACCATTCGAAAACGCGAAGAGCCGAAAACCAGTTTCTTTCAATTGAGCCAGTCCTTCCTTGGCGTCAGCAAAAGCAGGCAAGACACGATAGATACCCATCAACTCCTTCTTTTGCCCATCGCTGAAATCGACACCATAAAAGGCGCAGGTATAATCGAGAGCCTGACTGGTACAGACAGCAAAGGTTTCGTAATTCTGCATCAAACCTTTGCGAAACGAATACTCCAGCTGCTTATCTCTCCAGGTATTCGAAAACGCCTTTGCCCTATCACCGACCAGCCCTTCCAATGCCGTCAAGACACCGTGGGTGTTGATCAATGTTCCATAAACATCAAATGCGAGCGTGATTGCCATTTGCTTTACCTCCCGTTTGGGTGGCTCGTGGGAAAGCCCAACCTGAATGCTCATTCAAGCTATCAGCAGCACGAGTGCCTGTCAATAGTATTTTGATTGATCGCTCAAGATGATGAAAAAGTGATATGCCGGGGGGGACTAACTTATTCAGCAAAGCAAGCTTTGTAGAGAGGAAAATGGGTGGCAGTGTCAATTATATGGAGACACAGGATCGGCTGTTTGA harbors:
- a CDS encoding haloacid dehalogenase type II encodes the protein MAITLAFDVYGTLINTHGVLTALEGLVGDRAKAFSNTWRDKQLEYSFRKGLMQNYETFAVCTSQALDYTCAFYGVDFSDGQKKELMGIYRVLPAFADAKEGLAQLKETGFRLFAFSNGAADALEVLLSNAGIRELFFGVVSVDDIKTFKPSPAVYSHFLRQSESIGGTAWLISSNPFDVIGSISAGMKAAWVQRSPEAIFDPWGIEPNITVTSLIELKEQITNYEGTE
- a CDS encoding Crp/Fnr family transcriptional regulator yields the protein MSESSCLCEQIAGPGAELHPKCFGHVWLFEGAPPEAWDTISADLARKKCAAEDVIFSQGEPAESMYLIKMGSVKIWKVDEEGRELTLDIRKAGDLLGESVLIEESDYPVYASALTPTLICGVDRSTFEKLVEAHPQVGLAVIRNLSKRIDYLTGKLGALSEPSIEERLYKVLVNVAEQVGTPESGGWSIAFPLTHEEIGFLVGAHRVSITRALKKLKDLGKVKSQGKYIFVARAAA